Within Triticum dicoccoides isolate Atlit2015 ecotype Zavitan chromosome 1B, WEW_v2.0, whole genome shotgun sequence, the genomic segment tcagatggtctcagcaatatttggtaagtcgccctgcaagtgtcAAATATTTGAATCTTTCTAGTGATCATATAAATTGTCATTAACTCACCAGACATtgttatgcaggccccaggagttcaaatcttaaccaagatatgctgatagagctgaaggcggtttacacgctgGTTGAACAACTCTACACCGGGTCTCAGCGTGTCTTAGCCACAGTGGCCCTGTCAAATGAAGTGCCACACTCCTGGTGGATGTGCTAAGAAAACTCTCTGTGCTGCCCCAGCGATTTGCTGAACTAAGGCGATCGTCTGCAAGAGCCAGAGCCGTGGCTGCCTTAagtcgggccaaagcttggctaccggagttagacccggccgacatcgccattggttatccaagccttaaggaggatggcactccctTTGAACAGGAAGACTTCGCCACTTGTGTGAAGGAGATACGCCCCATGGCCACCCTGATAGCTGATGAAGCGGATCTCACCAAGTACCAGTCGGGTTATGACATGGAGAACCGAAGAATTCCAACACCACATTATAAAGTGACTAGCCTgatcccaccaatccgtaagcataccttcgcccctgaagttgacccgaccggactaattgatgatgaagctgaatttgaagctttgaatggcattgactggtcatcatcaaccttccaggaaagggaacAGGGCGAAGAGGTGAAGAGGGCTGACTCGGACGCTTCAGGTCAACACGAGAATTAATCCACTAGGCGGGTCATACCTGTGATCCGCTGGAAAACAATAttaatcatttggactcggggagtcatgtaatagggtagaaataactttgttttgccgtgccatcgtgcacgtgtttggtgctcaacactgttaagccGCCATATTATATTCACCTGTATTTTACTTACCATCTGTTTTCCTTATGCTTTAGCAAATCTCTGAACTATCCTGCacacagaaatagatcacaagatcccttggcggcttaccgcaaggcgggtcataatatctttaCATATAACCAAGCTTTTAAATAGCGTCCACTACCTCCGCTATTGCGGCCGCAATAGTGGTAGCGTCACCCTGCCGCTATTAGTTTAAGGTTGCGTTAGAAAATAGCGCGTTGTCATGATGCGGGCGCAATATCACTTGTTAGACCACTATATCGTCCGCTATCCGCAATATCGCCCGCTATATAAGTCCTTGTTGTTCTATTGTGTAATCTATTTTGGTAAATGTGTCTTGCTTGCATGGTTGCACGGCCAAAATTGTTCAATCATAGTTTATATTCTTATATAAATGATGATTTCTCAAATTAAGTGTCATATTTTCTGCCAATGGCCTAGAAATATACACAACAATCTCAAATTTATGAGTGTTTTTTAAAAATTGCTATGTGGACATAGCGCCCGCAATATCGCTCGCTATCCGCATTCCGCTACACGTGCCTTAATCCGCAACCAGTCCGCTATCCGCTATTTAAAAGCTTGCATATAACCATTAATATGGAAAAAGAGTCACAGATAAGCCTGTTGTGAAATATAATTTTGAAACACAACTATGATATCATACCTGTGATCTTTGGGTTTGTACTGCTGGTTTATGTGACCCGAACAGTAAAGGTGATGACCCAATCTTTGGAAACCAAcacttccaaatatatgatgattcTCATATGTTGGTGACTTATCATCCAAAATCAAGCCGGGTTAAATTTAACCACACTTGCCCTTAAATCtttgaacaaaaaagtctcaaATCAAATAAAGGCTGCTTTCAaataaaacttaaaccaaataaaaagaaacaatcgaggcttctgattcgaatacgatcagtaaaccgttccacagGGGttgagctaggattcgaatacgatcatgtagcccccagtgtctttggcgttgcgccgatcaagagggtaccgacagctatgttctctttggttcgaataggacctatgtttgaataggaagccccctaatgaccttgagagttttttaacgactctaattcaaatacgatcaaagtcggttcccaaaaggggttgagatatgattcaaatacgatcaagaagccccctagtgagcttggcagtgtgccgatcaagagggtaccgacagataTGTTCTCTTtgtttcgaatatgacctatgtttgaacaggaagccccctagtgatcatgagttttagcggctagattcgaatacgatcatgagccggacgaagagggttaagctagattcgaatacgatcagcccccaattggtCATTGGAAATGACAATGATAAAGACATTATCATTGAGGATGAAAagaacagaggtcctgctttattacttatcataatatatacatcgtcaaaatatgcaCATcacgagagccggtggctcaagtgtagtaaggtcgCAGATGAGCGATATTTcacggtcggcgggtctcctcctccgacttacgtgagtctttgtgctcttgaacatcgataaggtagtatgacccgttatttaagttcttgctgaccacaaagggcccttcccaaggtggggataacttgtgtgcatcagtttgatcctggatgagctggagcaccaaatcaccttcctgaaaggttctggacttcacccggcggctgtgatagcagcgcaagtcttgttggtaagtCGGCAATCAGGCTGCTGCCAGGTCTcacttttcatctaacaggtcaagtgcatcctgacgcgcttgttcattgttagcctcaacataagccgccacgcagggcgagtcatgacggatgtcactagggagaaccacctcggctccgtaaaccatgaagaaaggcgtatagccCGTAGACATGTTAGGAGTAGTAtcgatgctccatatcacagagggtaactcctcaacccaacaacccggcgcctgttgcaaggggaccaagagccagggcttgatgcctttcaagatttcttgattggctctctcagcttgaccattagattgggggtgagctactgatgaaacatcaagccgaatatgctcacattgacaaaactcttccatggcgcctttacacagattagtaccattgtcagttataatgttgtgtggaaagccaaaacgaaatatcaccttcttcatgaattgaaccgtcgtggctgcgtcacacttactaactggctctgcctcaacccactttgtgaacttgtcaaccgccaccaagaggtgggtctttttatctttggaccttttgaaaggcccaaccatgtcaagcccccagactgcaaacggccaagtaattggaattatCCTTAACTCTTCAGCCGGCAAGTGAGCACGTctcgagaacttctgacaaccgtcacatttactgaccagatcctccgcatcagcatgagccgtcggccaataaaatccatgatagAAAGCCTTGGTCACAAGGGATTTTGACccgacatgatggccacaatctccttcatgaatgtcaagaagaatttcttgaccttcctcaggagaaacacaacgctgaaatgccccagagacactgcgatgatgcaactcgccattggcaattgtcattgacttagatcgctgggttatctgcctagccaaggtttcatcctcaggcaactcgccccgggtcatgtaagccaagtatggcactgttcaatctgggatgacatgaagagccgccaccaattgggcttctgggtcaggaacaaccaagtcttcctctgtaggcaacttgacagaagggttatgcagaatatccaagaaagtattaggcggcactggcttacgctgtgaccccaaccggcttaaggcatcagctgcCTCGTTCTTTCtgtggtcaatgtgctccacttggtaacccttgaaatgtccagcaatgacatcaacctcacggcgataagccgccatgagaggatccttggaattccACTTGCCTGAGAATTgtcgagccaccaaatctgagtcaccaaagcaccttacccggattaaattcatctccttagccatccgaagaccatggagcaaggcctcatactcagttgcattgttagtacagggaaacatcaaccgtagcacataacaaaatttgtcatctcgaggggaagctaaaacaactccagcccccgagccctccagttgcctggacccatcaaagtgaatagtccaatatgtgttgtctggcttctcttcaggcatctgcagtccTGTCCAATTGTTGATGAAGTCcatcagtgcttgagacttgatagcagtacgtggcatgcactttaaaccatgaggcccaagttcaatggcccacttggcgactcgtcctgtggcttctctattttgaatgatatctcctaaaggagcaaaactaaccacagtgatgggatgaccctggaaatattgcttaagcttccggatgGCCATgagcaccccataaacgagcttctgccaatgtggttaCCTTtatttggactcaataagcacctcattgATGTAGtacaccggtcgttgaaccggatgttccttgccagcctccttgcgctccaccacgatggccacactgacagcccgtgtgttagcagccacatataataataatggctccttatcaatgggagcaacaaggaccggtggctcagctagctgtctcttcaaatcttcaaaggtagcgctagcagcatcactctagacaaaatcatctatcttcttcatcatttgatacagtggtatggccttctcacctaaccggcttatgaagcgGCTTAAAGTAGCAATACGACCTGCCAAACGCTGAATatcattgatgcacaccggtttagccagagaggtgattgccttgatcttctccgggttagcctcaatgcctctgttggaaccagaaaacccaaaagcttgcctgctggcacaccaaaaacgcacttggccgggttaagcatcatcttgtagacccggagattatcaaaggtctccttcagatcatctatcaaggtctccttctctctggacttcaccataatgtcatccacataagcatgaacattgcgcccaatctgattgtgaagacaattctgtacacaccgctgataagtcgcctgggcactcttaagcccaaaaggcatagacacatagcagaaggctccaaacggagtaatgaaagccgtcttctcctggtccttaactgccatcttgatctgatcataaccagagtaagcatccaaaaagctcaaacgctcgcagctttgtttaaatccgtgtaatccacacacatacgccaagtgtcgttcttattaagcaccagcaccgggttagcccaccactctggatgaaaaacttcaataatgaacccggccgccaagagccaggcACTTCCTCGCCAATGACCTTACGTCTCTCTTCATTGTctcgccgaagaaactgcttgaccggcttaaattttggattaatatttagagtgtgctcagtgagttctctcggtacacccagcatgtcagaaggcttccatgcaaagatgtcccagttctcagggatgaactcgatgagcgcactttcctatttgggatccagattggcactgatactgaactgcttagatgagtcgcctggaacaaaatcaacaagcttagtgtcatcggccgacttaaacttcttTACCGGCTTATGCTCTATGGTTGGTTTCTTCAAACAcgccatgtctgccgggtcaacattgtccttgtagaacttcaactcttctattgcacaaacagattcaacgTGAGAAGCATCGCCTttctcacattccaaggctatcttcctacttccatgcactgtgatggtgcctttatgacccggcatcttgagctgcaaataaacataacacgaccgtgccatgaacttggcataagccggccgtccgaacagggcgtgatacgggctcttgattttgaccacttcaaaggttaacttctcatccctagaatcatgctcatatCCAAAGGCTACCttcagctcaatcttacccactgggtatgccgatttaccaggtaccactccatgaaaaacagtgttggaagtcttgagatttttgtcagtcaaacccatgcggcgaaaagtctcataatagaggatattgatgctactgcctccaccatgagcaccttagtgaatttgtatccaccaacctgaggtgccaccaccaaggccaagtgacccggattgtcaacccggggaggatgatcttccctactccatagaataggctgctcagaccatctcaaataacgtggaACTGCTGGCTCAGCAATgttcacaaccctcttatgaagcttctagtcccgtttgcacaaaccggtggtaaacacatgatattgtccactattcagctgctttggattactctgatatccaccttgctattgcTGCTGACCACCCtagccagattgctgattataaccaccttgattgccCTGAGGGCtttgaaaattggaatttgaaccgTCACCCGGGCCGTGAAAGCCGCCGCCACTTAAGCCGCCACCCGGCCCATGATTAcgtcgaacatgttggaattcttgaaagccttcatgatcatacAGTCCTTCCACAAGTGAGTGGTCGGCTTCTGCGGAGTGtcgtgccttggacagggctcattcagtAACTGCTCAAGCGTGGGGCTTGACCCGCCGGACCGAGGGGTGGTCTCCCCTTATGCCGCTGATTGCTGCCCTGCGCACTAGTGTTAGCCACATACTCCaaactaccatcagccttacgtttattattacctccttgatttgtcgggttatgctaaggacccttggcattgccgttcttctttcccttccctgtcttctcatcatcagactcgggatccttcgtACTATCGGAATCGGtgtatttgactagagccgccatcagctggcccatgtcattacaatcacgcttgagccgacccagcttcatcttcagaggcgcaaaacgacaatttttctccaacattaagactgcagagctggcatccatcttatcagacgaatgtattatggccttgacccggcgcacccaatgggttgtggactcacccTCATCTTGCTTGTAgttagtcaaatccacaattgacatgggctgcttgcaagtatctttgaagttctgaatgaactaggcttttaactctgcccatgaaccaatggaattaggcggcagccccttcaaccaagtacgggccgtcccgtccaacatcatggtgaagtacttggccatcgcagcgtcactgacttccagcagctccatagccatctcatagctttcaatccatgccccatgctgtaagtcggccgtgtagttaggcacctttcgaggccccttgaaatccttgggcaaacgctcgttacgcagagccggcaccagacaagggacacctcTGGTCCTAGTGGTCACGCCTGCCTCAATAGAAGTCGTCGGGTAAACCGCAAAAGACTGGTAAGTCGCCCATTGAGTCGCCTGCTCAGCCGCCTGCTGagtcgcccgctcagcctcttgacatattctgtcctgatcaaccaagttaagagctccaccACGTGCCCGGTCATGCCCGCCCGGCTGGTCACGGCGCCGAGCGTTGCTTGCAACGGCTGctaaatccatgtgcctgctataactcgggctccggcttggacgaggggtcaaaTGAATCCTGTCTCAGCTATACGAGTACGCCTCCTGCTGTGCCAAAGCCGTCTGAAGCAGCTCTCTGACACTTCGAGTTGCCGTTGGAGAGTCGCCCTCCACTGGGAGAGTCGCCAATCATGCCGCCGTagcaatcatgttctccaaagggttagagtaatgacccggtggtgttggtacatactgaggcggagcagtattcatCCGGGGAGGTTCCATCATACGTGGATGAACCGGCGTTCCAGCCCTAGGTGCTATAACCCGGTATATCTCCAgcggttactgggccctgcactgGGTGTATGGAAGAGGTTTCGAGGATCGTAAACCGGAGGCAGCCGAGATTGAGTCTTctggtatcttctcctcatgaACTCATTGGATGCATTCTGATCCATCGTGAGCCGAAAAGCCTGTGCCTGAATCCGCTGAGCCTGAgcgtccagagccgcccgctctgcggtcatcctgacatcttccagtgccaggtcttccttagcctgcATTATATCTTGTTTTAActgtgccacttccgcatcatgttgagcttgatccgcgGGTTAACCGCGGCGGCTAACAGAGCGGTCATCTtaaccatgagatccatcagcacctgagccggcgggcgcagagggcctcctgccccggctgccgctgACTAGGAGGTTATCTCTGCCGCAGTCGTAGAATTTTGAACGGGTTGCGTGctagccatgaagatcccaactctaCTCGGCGgctcaaggaggtccggaatactgctgccatcggaatagcccccaagcccgccatcttgcaattgatataacgaatccgtctcacctgtggacgactcgacatcagagtagatggccgtctcaccggcaGATGCGGATCCTTTAGAAAGTCCtcctccgtggatgcatcccatgaaggcacgcttcacggcaagctgagcccgggcgggtctcgcatgctgagccgtctcgacgaggtcggtgcagatgtccgactcagggctcggctcgctgatcttgccgatgaagacgtggattttgccgaaggggacccggtacccgtactcaattgagccagcgtagaggccccagcctgcgtcatcgatgtagagcttgccgcgacgactcttggtcatccgtcccatagcgtatcccttgagcccttcgaagctgcccttcaagaactcaaatccaccgtgcgctggccccacggtgggcgccaactatcgtggaattgtcacatcagatgtcctagtgaaaggacttagttgtggagccatcgcaactaggaagcttaaaggggttaatcgagacaaatgacacggggtttatactggttcggccccttacggtgaaggtaaaatcctacgatccagttttgagtgggattgcttatgtctcaattaccagggagcgaaacCGCTTGACCTAACTCTCGATcttatgttacttgccctgaaccgccgccgggtcgtccctttatatacagaggtcgacgcacaATGGCCCTCAGAGTCCCggacggctcataaacagtgtctggctcggtctccgactattcttgccttacaatacaagtcatgtacatgcggcggtttatctctacgggccttaagtcgcctttgggctttgggcccttaactgaaccgccatcttcagacTTTGTCTTGGGCTTCAAGAGTCTTCAcatgtataacccggcccctcctgggcgggtcatacctaatagttatatccccaacaagtataactaattgtttggtatttcgtgttctgtatcaataactaaagatataaaacaacttTGAAAATAAAAaagaactacttagtgataaatcaaacaagcacacacacacacacaagaatattcacccctacgctattgctccccgaaaacggcgccagaaaaaggtcttgataacccagaagtataggggatcgtttgtagcctctttcgataagtaagagtgtcgaacccaatgatgaGCTAAAGGTAGGATTAATACTctatcaagttctatcgaccactgatacaactctacgcacaccaaCATTTGCTTTACCTTGAAACAagtaataaaactagaagtactttgtaggtgtagtgggatatgtttgcaagataataaagaatgtgaaaataaaagttaggtgctgttttaataaaagaacaattaagttagtatagcgagtgtggaaaagtggtggtaggatttgcgaGATTTTCCTAGGCAATGGATAACAAGATCGGTAataattattgcaattttatatgagggagaggcatgagctaacatactttccatacttggatcatatgaacttatgattggaactctagaaagcatctgcaactactaaagatcattaaggtaaaacctgatggggaacgttgcatgaaaatcaattttttttcctacaaatcacccaagatctatctatgagaatCATaacaacgaaaggggagagtgtgtccatgtaccctcatagaccattaagcggaagcttatattacgtggttgatgtagtcatactcttcacgatccaatcaAATGAAGtagcgaacggacgacacctccgccttCAACACACGTGCGGCTCAAtggtgtctcctccttcttgatccatcaagcaaggatggagaagtagatgggatatcaacctgcatgacggcgtggtggataTGATGGTGGTGTAgtgccggcagggcttcgccaaacgctGTCCGAACTCTGAGGAGAAAACGGTGTTATGGGAGAGGTAGGGCTGCCGTCGGGGCGTGGGAATTGGGGTGttcagcccctccctctcccccactatatataggaggcaaGGGGGAGGGCTGGGTCGCATCCATATCCCCTCCTCTAAGGAGGGGAGGCGACCAAGGGAGGAGTTctccctccccaaggcacctaaggGTGGTGCCTTCCCTCCTTAGGACtcttcctcctccacctctccttggcacatgggcctcttcGGGATGgtacccttggcccatgtaggatagggtgcccccctacaacccatgtgggcctcgggggcaggtggaccccccccccATGGACCccaggacccctttcggcacttccggtacaatactgataatgcccgaaactttttcggcgaccaaaacaggacttcctatatataaattttACCTCCCGACCATTTCAGAGCTCCTTGTTACATTtgggatctcatcccggactcctaacaacattctttCACCAACGtacatatcccaatactactctagcgtcactgaacgttaagcgtgcggaccttatatgttcgagaatcatgtagacatgaccgaagcaactctctggtcaataaaaaatagcggacctggatgcccatattggttcccacatatttcacgaagatcttttatcagttgaaccacgatgtcgatgatTCGCGTAACCCCGTATGCAATTTCCTTTGActagcgatatgttacttgcccgagtagAAAGATCCATCATGTCATGTGCATTCGTGTATGGACCAAGTGCACGGCCGGTGATGCCCTGCTGCGTGTGGCTTCAATCATCCGGGGACGGTATTGCCAATGTGCGTCGGTGAAGAACCGCGGCTAGCTAGCTGGTGATGATTCACGGCTTCCATCACCTCAGCTCCGGTGATTCTTCAGGCAGGCCTCCCTCTTCAACAGCATACTTACTGTCCACACAAAAAAGACGAGAACATGTACTAAGTAGGTTTTCCACATGGAAAATCAGTTTATGAGGCGTAGGACACAACGGCCACACAAGGAAGCAGTTGGCCACCACCGGTCACAGGAGGCGTGGAATCTCCGCCGGGCTCCACGGAACCTGGAACTCGGATACCCTGTCGTGGTGCAGTGGCCCACCGTCACCGTATGAGGCAGAGAGGTTTGGTCCGACTTCAGGTCTTCAGCACGCACCTCCACCACAAAATCGTCGACCGGAATCATTTCCCCCGGATGCAACGAGATTACCCTTGGCCGGCACGCAGCAGCCTCAGGCGAGCACACAACCCCGAGACGACTCCCGACTCCCGTCCTCGGCACGACGGCGCGGCCGCGAGAGATCCACAAGCTTCACGCGGTCGCTGACACCTGCCCTGCGGCCCCGTCGGATAAAACCACCGGCCGGAAGCAAAGGCGAAACACACACCAACGTCAGTCAAGGCGAGAAGCAAGTGCCAGAGGCAGAGCCAACCAGCGCGCGCGTGCGTGTGTGGTGGTGGGAGGTCAGCAGCTTGGCTGTGCCTGTGGGGCAAGAGCAGCGGCAGCGATGGCGGCGTCCGTGGCCACCTCCCCGGCCTGCACCCGGCTCATCCCCAGCAGCCCCCTCTCCGCCTCGGCCTACACGGCCGCGCCGTCTCTCGTCCGCCTGGCGGGGTCCACCAGGCGCCTCCGCCGGGCCCTGCGCGTCTCGGCCGCGGCGGAGCCGGCCGACGCGCTGCCGGGGCCCGGGGCCGGCGAGCTAGACGGGGTGGTGCCGGCGGGGCTGCTCGAGGAGCTGCCGGAGGGCCTCGCCTTCCAGGGCGACATGGGCGGGGGGTTCgcacccggcggcggcggcggggacgacggCAACAAGATGCTCGACCGCGGCATCAACGCCGCCATCGTGCTCAGCGCCAGCACCTACGCGCTCACCAAGCTCCTCACCGTCGACCAGGACTACTGGCATGTAAGGACGGACGGACGGACCTCCTCGATTGATTCCAACCAAAATCGCCTCTTCTCTTCCACTAATAGCGAGCCATGATCTCGATCGATTCGGGGTTAACCCTTGTTTCTCTTGATTGGATTTGGTCGGTGCAGGGGTGGACCATCTTTGAGATCCTGCGGTACATGCCGGAGCACAACTGGTCGGCGTACGAGGAGGCCCTCAAGGCCAATCCGGTTCTTGCTAAGATGATGATCAGCGGCGTCGTCTATTCCCTTGGCGACTGGATAGCCCAGGTGCCAATCCAATCCAGTAACCCCTCGCTGATAGCTGACTGATCCCCTTTCTGCTGCTGCAATAGCTAATTCAGTTCTTCTTCTTTGTGTTGCTCCTGCTTACAGTGTTACGAAGGGAAACCCATCTTCGAGTTTGACCGCACTCGTATGTTCAGGTCTGGCCTTGTAGGGTTCACCCTCCACGGATCCCTTTCGCACTACTACTACCATTTCTGCGAGGTACCCATTGTGATTCTTAGCCTGACTCGTACTACAAGCTTGTGTGATGTTGATGTGTAAACTGACATGAATGCATCCACTTCCTTGCATCAGTCCTTGTTCCCGTTCAAGGATTGGTGGGCAGTGCCTGTCAAGGTTGCGTTTGATCAGACGGCTTGGTCTGCCCTGTGGAACAGCATCTACTTCGTCGCCCTGGGCTTTCTTCGCTGGGAATCTCCATCCACCATATTCAGAGAGCTCAAGTCCACCTTCTTCCCCATGCTTACTGTAAGCATCACTAATCTTCTCAATTGTGAATTATGCTTCTGTGGTTGTGCCAGACTAAGTATCTTTTGACACTGGGACTGTGAATGCTGACGATCTTAGTTTCATTGTATACTACCGGTTATTCGGTTAGAAAATGTAGAGCATAGAGCGAATTAATACAGTGGTGAGATGCATTTTGCTTCTTCATTCTTCGTTTATTGACGCGTAGCATTGTCTTCAGGCCTTTTAGGTACACTAGAAACTACAGGCGCGTGTTAACGGGTGTAAATTAACTAAATAAGGAAGGTGCACATACATCTGATACACCATTGTGAAAGAATTGGGGGAGGCGG encodes:
- the LOC119326912 gene encoding protein SYM1-like produces the protein MAASVATSPACTRLIPSSPLSASAYTAAPSLVRLAGSTRRLRRALRVSAAAEPADALPGPGAGELDGVVPAGLLEELPEGLAFQGDMGGGFAPGGGGGDDGNKMLDRGINAAIVLSASTYALTKLLTVDQDYWHGWTIFEILRYMPEHNWSAYEEALKANPVLAKMMISGVVYSLGDWIAQCYEGKPIFEFDRTRMFRSGLVGFTLHGSLSHYYYHFCESLFPFKDWWAVPVKVAFDQTAWSALWNSIYFVALGFLRWESPSTIFRELKSTFFPMLTAGWKLWPFAHLITYGVVPIEQRLLWVDCVELIWVTILSTYSNEKSEARILDDSSTTDTQDNSR